The DNA window GAGGCACCCTTGTAAGTTCCAAGAGTAGCCTCGGAGTTAGCCTTAGCTCTTGTCAACAAAGCATCTTGAGCTGCCTTCACATTTTCTTTCTTTCCACCCCATGCCTTTAGGGTACTCTGTTGAAGTGCCCTTCCGAATGAGAAAGAAAGAGTCCATGGCTTCTTAGCTTTGAATTGGTTGATGGCATTGAGGTTAACACTGGCCTCTTCCTCACTCTGTCCACCAGACAAGAAAACAACGGCGGGAACTGCGGCGGGGACGGTTCTCTGCAAAGCTTTAACGGTGTGCTCGGCGATAACCTCGGGTGCAACCTTTGGTGAGTTGGATCCGGGGGTCACCATGTTTGGTTTCAAGAGAGTTCCTTCAAGGATGACATGATGATCACTCAAGGCCTTGTAAGTTGCGGCAAGGACACGCTCGGTAATGGCGGCACACTTGAGAATATCGTGTGAACCATCAACTAGGATCTCGGGTTCAACAATGGGGACAAGTCCGTTTTCTTGGCAGATGACTGCATAACGGGCCAATCCGTAAGCATTCTCATGGATAGAATGCTTAGA is part of the Vicia villosa cultivar HV-30 ecotype Madison, WI linkage group LG2, Vvil1.0, whole genome shotgun sequence genome and encodes:
- the LOC131653605 gene encoding fructose-bisphosphate aldolase, cytoplasmic isozyme 2-like is translated as MSHFKSKYHDELIANAAYIGTPGKGILAADESTGTIGKRLSSINVENVESNRQALRELLFTAPGVLQYLSGVILFEETLYQSTAAGKPFVDVLNEAGVLPGIKVDKGTVELAGTDGETTTQGLDGLGARCAKYYEAGARFAKWRAVLKIGANEPSKHSIHENAYGLARYAVICQENGLVPIVEPEILVDGSHDILKCAAITERVLAATYKALSDHHVILEGTLLKPNMVTPGSNSPKVAPEVIAEHTVKALQRTVPAAVPAVVFLSGGQSEEEASVNLNAINQFKAKKPWTLSFSFGRALQQSTLKAWGGKKENVKAAQDALLTRAKANSEATLGTYKGASNLGAGATESLHVADYKY